The genome window AGTCATAATTGGAATCGCCTACGCCCTTGATGTTGAGTGTACCTTTGGAATTCTGGAATTTTTCGGGTCTGATGTCGCAGATAGCGACAAGCTTGATGTCGGATTTTTCATTAATGAGTCTTACATAGTTATCCAAATGACCTCTGCCCATCGATCCAATGCCTATAAGTCCTGCTTTTAACATAATTATTTCCTCCTGAATTTATAAGTTTTGACTTGTTTTTTGCCTGATATTATGATATACTAATAATGGTTTTCATTATACACACTATTTTCCGCAAAAAGTACAAAATCGTTCGCAAGAGCCGAGGTGACAAACTTGTCTATATATGCTACACACAAAATTTCAAATGTAATCAGCATTTCAAAAATATTCACTATTCATTATTATGAGTTCAACAAAGACTACAAATTCAGCGGAGAAGCGCATGATTTCTGGGAGATGGTATACGTTGATAAAGGTGAAATTGTTGTAACGGCAGGCGAAAACGATATTCGCATGAAGCAGGGCGAAATTATTTTTCATCCGCCGGGCGAGTATCATAATATACAAGCCAACGGTATTACCGCACCGAACGTTTTTATAATATCATTCGAGTGCCGTTCCTCTGCAATAAACGGATTAATCGGCAAATACATAACGCTTCCAAAAGCCATACGCACTCATATTTCAAAGATCATACAAGAAGCGAAAAAAACATTTACACAGCCAATGGTGCGAAGCGAAAACGTAAAGCTGGAGCTTATCGAAAACCCCGTATTCGGCGGTGAGCAGCTTATACGCATTAACCTTGAAGCTTTACTTATAGAAATTCTGCGTCT of Oscillospiraceae bacterium contains these proteins:
- a CDS encoding helix-turn-helix domain-containing protein, which codes for MSIYATHKISNVISISKIFTIHYYEFNKDYKFSGEAHDFWEMVYVDKGEIVVTAGENDIRMKQGEIIFHPPGEYHNIQANGITAPNVFIISFECRSSAINGLIGKYITLPKAIRTHISKIIQEAKKTFTQPMVRSENVKLELIENPVFGGEQLIRINLEALLIEILRLENEIIYFSSRETMNDHINAEILAILEKNIYNNISISQICSEINYGKTYLCTLFKNMNGYSIIEYYNMLKIAEAKKLIREKNYNFTEISNMLMFNNPHYFSLVFKKVSGMSPREYSNSVKID